The following DNA comes from Cyprinus carpio isolate SPL01 chromosome A4, ASM1834038v1, whole genome shotgun sequence.
CAGCCTTAACACGCTGATGATGCAAAATAGTGTAGCGCATGTCTGCCTCTAATCTGCGATGAAGCTCCTCACAAAGTTCTGACAATTGTGGGTTCCTGTGAGATGGAGACCTCACAATCCACACTGGCCTTCCATCAACAATGGCATCCTCCTCGTCAGACATCAGCTCCACTGTTGCAGTCTGCCAAAGCTCTCTCTCTGCATCGGTTTGAACAACCTTGGACCTGGAatccagcaactgcaaaacacacaatgtgttaaccactaaaaacacccagaaatgtatcaaacttaaaggaatagtttcaatcgaaaatgaaaattctgtcaatgtactcactcttatgttgttacaaacctgtaaatgtctttgttctgataaccacaaaagatggaatgtttataatccaaccaatcatgagccccattgactttaaagtagaaaataaaaaatactatggaagtgattggagctcatgatcagtttgatttcaaacattcctaaaaatattttcttttgtggttatcagaagaaaataacagaattttcaatttggggtgaactatccctttaaagacaagtTGATGAATTTCTACACTTACCCGTCTTTTCCTTTGTCGGTTTTTTAGCTCCTGTTTTAATGGCATCTCTTAGCTGGGACTTTTCTGGCTGAGACAAATTGTACTTTCTCCAAAGTGTTCTCAAAGTATGTCTTGCAAcacgctgaataaaagaaaattcagataagtgacagaaactacactattgaaatcataagatggacaaaatataagagactaaaattatggacattaaaaattgttaaacaaaGTCCTGATTGTCACCTTGTATACACTCAGGGTCTGCATctgcaaaagttgttttcaattCCTCTAGCTGATAAGTCATGACTGCTTGGTTACGAGGCAAACTTATtctgtgtggaaagagagaagtgtgttcattaaatacatttaaaaggaatatgtAAAACCCCATAAACAGCATGGCCCACAAAGGCTAAATAAacatagcagaaaaacagcagtcttGCCCAGTTTGTGGATCATATTTACGTGGGTTGTTTTCCGAATTGTGAAGGCGCCTTACAGCTTCCTGTAACATTGAATGAAAAACGCTTTAATACATGCACCCATTACGTTACATTGGCTggaaacaaaagttttcaaacgaCGTTGTGTAACTTGCAGACGTGACAAACTGTTAAAAGGCCGGACAACTACAACAACGAAAGGGTCAAAAATAATAGAGCTCCCCGTGGTAAGATGGCCACCAAATGCGGTGCGGGCCAAACATCTAgcctttattatacatatctttactactatattgtccgctaaaataaaactcaacttaCCGCAATGCCCACGTTGTGCGCCCTCTTTATCCTTTTATGTAATGGCTCTTCCCACGGTCTTTGTTCCTCTTGCAGTCTTTGCTCGTCAAACTTTCGCTCAAGAGCACAAAGACGCTGGATAGCATCTTCGAGAAGAACAGTGTTTGCAGCTTGCTTCTCCATCAAACCCTCAAGCTGACGAGACGAAGCGTTCTGACCGGAGATCAGCTgtttcattaaatcatttatgcTCAGTGGGCTTGCTGCTGGTTGCAAAGCCCTATTACTCACGGGAGTAGTAAAACTCAGGTTTCTTTTACACGCCATCACAAACAATAGTCAGTTTCACCAAGTCGCAATTCACAAAAAATGACTTCCGTACACAATGCCGATAATTTAAATTGTGTTCGCGCAAATGATACTGTAATGTCATTGGTTGCATTCCCTTACGTCACCGACATAATGGCCGGAACTCTGTTATGAGTGGATACTTTACAAACACAACCTTCCCCATTGGATGCTTTCCGCGACACCCTGCCCACCGCTTCCATATGGTTTGTATTTATATCTGTAGGAAAATGATACTGTCTGATATGTTTCATGTCATCATGGAAGAGCGTTTGAGGTCGTCAGTGGATTTAGTGAGAAGAAAGAGAGCATGGCAGTTTTGTGATCACTGCAACAATTTTGTTTCACATGCCAATTTTTATCGTCACAAAAAAATGTCGCTTGGCTGTGTCGCTTGATTATGATATACCATAAGTTATTTTGATATAGcaattaaacttacataaaatttataatatgtgtccctggaccacataaaccagtcatatgggtacatttaatttttttttttttttttagtttttactttataaatatttggcagagatacaacaataaaaaacggcaaaaaaaaaaaaaaatattgagaaaatccccagttgtccaaatgaagtccttagcaacaaatattaggctactaatgataaatatatttttgataaatgtagtgatcttcacacaaacaccaataaatatatttacattactattatttttatggaacttttttaatatcctaatattttttaacaacagaaaaatcaattattttgatccattttaatgtattgttggctattgctaatgctacaaatataacctacatgtgctacttatgagtttacttatgttttgtggcccagggtcaaaTGTGACACGGATATATTATAAAAGACCAACTTTGGCCTGCGTGCCCTAGTTTTGGCACCTCTGGACTAGAAGTACAGTAGCTGACAGGTATCTGCAGATATTTTTACCCGAGTTTGTCAGTCTGTATCACCCAAcatgttttgcattcacatgtgaaagacttttagattatggacctgtctattgatttttctttgtttctattttaaaagatttaatgaaatgttagggtagaatcataataacaatagaaacagtgaacttcaaatcatgagacatcagcaaaaacaagcagctttaaatttcactgacttatgaatatggtactgaatttatcaacatcctagctagcaaaatgtgttacatgatgtttttgaaacgaaatgtctcatttgaactgcttcttttatacaatgaatgcagcattgagaGATACATGCACAACATACTGACATACGGCAGTTGGagacatgttttcaaagtgttggaaatatatattctgaaataacatttgttgcattcctctagactaaattaaacatgaaaagtcagagacataattttcacatattaaaatggtaaatgtgtccattgaatttcagttaatttgaatgatgctaagtttcttaaatagactaattaaattatattaataataaacgtatgtagcaaacacagtttttatgttccacaatactgtatgtgctgtctTTACGAGACattgttaccccccccccccccccagctctgAAAACAGAGAAGGCACCTCTACCTGGGggtcatttacatataaaaagcCCTTCACACCTCACACCCACCCCTCCTCACAACCAGCTGTAAGGATTCCTGGAAACTTCCACCAGTTCCTATATAC
Coding sequences within:
- the LOC122139273 gene encoding uncharacterized protein C14orf93 homolog; its protein translation is MPLKQELKNRQRKRRLLDSRSKVVQTDAERELWQTATVELMSDEEDAIVDGRPVWIVRSPSHRNPQLSELCEELHRRLEADMRYTILHHQRVKADGNGHYGPSFLQL